One Miscanthus floridulus cultivar M001 chromosome 11, ASM1932011v1, whole genome shotgun sequence DNA window includes the following coding sequences:
- the LOC136490605 gene encoding uncharacterized protein isoform X1: protein MMMGAREPVAMEIPAEEGPAAARAPPRRIRRRLVEGARGAGALASVEEIEARLREAELRRQQFHEWLACKARKKPRSPSWSSQEEDHGQRLEAKLLAAEQKRLSLLAKAQNRLAKLDELRQAAKNDVEMRFEKEREELETRVESRVRQAEENRMRLLHADMQKRAALKERTARSLVQKATSESKYMEQVRSAISQKRAAAEKKRLRLLEAEKTKAQARLLRIQKAAMTVCIRRESERRKLKEQLDNKLQRAKRQRAEYLKQRGSPRGSTHADYIKHADVLSRKLARYWRIFVKSRKTTFALVQAYDALGINEKSVKSMPFEKLAMSMESPTVLQTTKALLDRLEKRLVISHSVTSSSVENVDHLLKRLGSPPRRKVPLSREGKTRAVVKRSAKSSEASIRLPRYSLRVVLCAYMILAHPSAVLSGQGEREKQLIESAANFIKEFELLIKTILDGPGQSSDVTGQRKFRIQLANFDKAWCTYLYRFVVWKVKDARLLEEDLVRAACKLELSMMQTCKLTADGHSPNNLTHDMKAIQKQVTDDQKLLREKVQHLSGDAGLERMNSALSDTRSKFFEAKENGSPLAAPVANVSTPLSINLSGKVPLSEVNEGPRTNAVGTSSVVRSLFGASSSSVSSSPAKQPTENEQMVNELLHEDASALAGRSDSASTAEEEFQKKVRETMEKAFWDMVTNSMRGERPDYSQLINLVKEVRDSLHDLAPKEWKEKILENIDLEILSQVLGSGSQDTQYLGQILQYSLDMVRELSAAAKEDEMKKNHDKLLSELSTNSEVNDNGINSFVIAVIKGLRFILEEIKELQAEVSKARIQMMQQIIKESAGVEYLQKAFADRYGPPENASASLPLTMQWILTSKNIAEVEWSEHSDCLSIMPSAGQAPALVPVLRAGHGAPVGQPSSSAADTSGQPECKGEKLDKMIRIGLLQLISSMEGLQLQSTPESFQINLLRLRAEQSQFQQVIVIATSMLVLRQVLVSENSKATPLELENAISELFKALANILDSSPDAGTEEIVQAMLNASASVGSPSEEKIQARMQMITRVFLKSLQPGDVVFKKVSRAVYCAFRGIILGGSGPQGQKLADAALRRIGAAKVVDRVLKAAEVLIKVATVSEKVHGPWYKALV, encoded by the exons ATGATGATGGGGGCGCGGGAGCCGGTGGCCATGGAGATACCAGCGGAGGAAggaccggcggcggcgagggcgccGCCGCGGCGGATTAGGAGGAGGCTGGTGGAGGGGGCGCGCGGCGCCGGGGCGCTGGCGAGCGTGGAGGAGATCGAGGCCAGGCTCAGGGAGGCCGAGCTCCGGAGGCAG caatTCCATGAATGGTTGGCCTGCAAAGCAAGGAAGAAGCCACGGAGCCCATCGTGGTCCTCTCAAGAGGAAGACCATGGGCAGCGCCTTGAAGCGAAACTTCTGGCTGCTGAGCAGAAAAGGTTAAGCCTCTTGGCGAAGGCACAGAACCGACTTGCCAAGTTGGATGAACTCCGACAAGCTGCTAAGAATGATGTGGAAATGAGgtttgagaaggaaagggaagaACTTGAGACCAGAGTTGAGTCTCGTGTCCGACAGGCAGAGGAGAACCGCATGCGCCTTCtgcatgccgatatgcagaagcgGGCTGCACTGAAGGAGAGGACAGCGAGGTCACTGGTGCAGAAGGCAACATCAGAGAGCAAATACATGGAGCAGGTGCGATCTGCTATTTCGCAAAAGCGCGCTGCTGCTGAGAAGAAACGACTGAGGTTGCTGGAAGCTGAAAAGACAAAGGCTCAAGCTAGGCTTTTGCGCATCCAAAAAGCTGCCATGACGGTATGCATCCGGAGAGAATCAGAGAGGAGAAAACTGAAAGAACAGCTGGACAACAAACTTCAAAGG GCGAAGAGGCAGAGGGCTGAGTATTTGAAGCAAAGAGGAAGTCCTAGGGGTTCAACACATGCTGATTACATAAAGCATGCAGATGTCCTCTCAAGAAAGCTAGCAAG ATACTGGAGAATATTTGTGAAGTCCAGGAAGACAACGTTTGCTTTGGTTCAAGCTTATGATGCCTTGGGGATTAATGAGAAGTCTGTGAAAAGTATGCCTTTTGAAAAATTAGCCATGTCAATGGAATCTCCTACAGTTCTTCAGACCACAAAGGCATTACTTGATCGATTGGAGAAACGCCTTGTCATTTCTCATTCAGTAACATCTTCATCAGTGGAAAATGTTGATCATCTACTGAAACGCCTTGGTTCTCCCCCAAGGAGGAAGGTTCCTCTTAGTAGAGAAGGGAAAACTCGGGCAGTGGTAAAAAGATCAGCTAAAAGTTCTGAAGCAAGCATCAGATTGCCCAGGTACTCGCTGAGGGTCGTGCTCTGCGCTTACATGATACTGGCTCATCCCAGTGCTGTTTTAAGTGGGCAAGGCGAGCGGGAGAAACAACTTATCGAGTCGGCAGCAAACTTTATCAAGGAGTTCGAGCTGTTGATTAAGACAATACTTGATGGACCAGGGCAGTCATCTGATGTCACTGGCCAGAGGAAGTTCAGGATTCAGTTGGCTAATTTTGACAAGGCATGGTGCACGTATCTTTACCGCTTTGTGGTGTGGAAGGTAAAAGATGCAAGATTATTGGAGGAAGATCTTGTCAGGGCTGCTTGCAAGCTTGAGCTGTCAATGATGCAAACATGCAAGCTAACTGCAGATGGGCACTCGCCAAACAATCTTACTCATGACATGAAGGCAATTCAGAAACAGGTTACTGATGATCAAAAGCTTTTACGTGAGAAGGTTCAGCACCTGAGTGGTGATGCTGGCCTTGAGAGGATGAACTCTGCTCTTTCGGATACGAGATCAAAGTTCTTTGAAGCAAAGGAGAATGGGAGTCCATTGGCAGCACCTGTTGCAAATGTATCTACCCCTTTGAGCATTAATTTGTCTGGGAAGGTCCCACTTTCTGAGGTTAATGAAGGTCCCAGGACAAATGCTGTTGGAACAAGCTCTGTTGTCCGTTCTCTGTTTGGTGCTTCTTCATCATCAGTCAGTTCATCACCAGCAAAACAGCCGACAGAGAATGAACAGATGGTCAATGAGTTGCTTCATGAGGATGCCAGTGCTTTAGCTGGCCGGTCTGATAGTGCTAGTACTGCTGAGGAGGAGTTCCAGAAGAAAGTGAGAGAAACCATGGAGAAAGCTTTCTGGGATATGGTCACCAACTCCATGAGAGGAGAAAGACCTGATTATAGTCAATTGATCAACCTAGTAAAGGAAGTGAGGGATTCGTTGCATGACCTGGCTCCAAAAGAATGGAAGGAGAAAATTCTTGAGAACATTGACCTTGAAATTCTGTCTCAGGTACTTGGGTCAGGTTCCCAGGACACTCAATACTTGGGGCAGATTTTGCAGTATTCTCTGGATATGGTTCGCGAGCTCTCTGCTGCTGCAAAGGAGGATGAGATGAAGAAAAATCATGATAAATTATTGAGTGAATTATCTACAAATTCGGAAGTCAATGACAATGGCATCAACTCATTTGTCATCGCTGTTATCAAGGGCCTGCGTTTCATCCTGGAAGAAATaaag GAACTGCAAGCAGAAGTGAGTAAAGCACGTATCCAGATGATGCAACAGATAATAAAAGAATCGGCTGGGGTGGAGTACCTGCAGAAGGCTTTCGCTGATCGCTATGGACCTCCTGAGAATGCATCAGCTTCTCTTCCCCTAACTATGCAATGGATTTTGACATCAAAGAACATTGCGGAAGTAGAATGGAGTGAACATTCAGACTGTCTTTCAATAATGCCATCAGCAGGACAGGCTCCTGCTCTTGTTCCGGTACTCCGAGCTGGTCATGGAGCTCCAGTAGGGCAACCATCTTCTTCTGCAGCAGACACCTCTGGTCAACCAGAGTGCAAGGGTGAGAAGCTTGACAAGATGATAAGGATTGGCCTGTTGCAACTTATTAGTAGTATGGAGGGCTTGCAATTGCAGTCAACTCCTGAAAGTTTTCAGATTAATCTGCTGAGGCTGAGGGCCGAGCAGAGCCAATTCCAACAGGTGATCGTGATCGCCACAAG CATGCTCGTCCTGCGCCAAGTTCTGGTGAGCGAGAACTCGAAGGCCACTCCTCTGGAACTGGAAAATGCTATCTCAGAACTCTTCAAGGCTCTCGCGAACATACTGGACAGCTCACCCGATGCCGGCACGGAAGAGATTGTGCAGGCGATGCTCAATGCATCAGCCTCAGTTGGCTCACCATCAGAGGAGAAGATTCAGGCCAGGATGCAGATGATCACCCGGGTGTTCCTCAAGAGTCTCCAGCCTGGTGACGTGGTCTTCAAGAAGGTCTCCCGCGCGGTCTACTGCGCTTTCCGTGGCATCATCTTAGGTGGCAGCGGTCCCCAGGGCCAGAAGCTGGCGGATGCGGCATTGCGCCGCATCGGTGCCGCCAAGGTTGTCGACAGGGTGTTGAAGGCTGCTGAGGTGCTGATCAAGGTGGCGACGGTATCGGAGAAGGTCCACGGCCCGTGGTACAAAGCTCTGGTGTGA
- the LOC136490605 gene encoding uncharacterized protein isoform X2 — MRFEKEREELETRVESRVRQAEENRMRLLHADMQKRAALKERTARSLVQKATSESKYMEQVRSAISQKRAAAEKKRLRLLEAEKTKAQARLLRIQKAAMTVCIRRESERRKLKEQLDNKLQRAKRQRAEYLKQRGSPRGSTHADYIKHADVLSRKLARYWRIFVKSRKTTFALVQAYDALGINEKSVKSMPFEKLAMSMESPTVLQTTKALLDRLEKRLVISHSVTSSSVENVDHLLKRLGSPPRRKVPLSREGKTRAVVKRSAKSSEASIRLPRYSLRVVLCAYMILAHPSAVLSGQGEREKQLIESAANFIKEFELLIKTILDGPGQSSDVTGQRKFRIQLANFDKAWCTYLYRFVVWKVKDARLLEEDLVRAACKLELSMMQTCKLTADGHSPNNLTHDMKAIQKQVTDDQKLLREKVQHLSGDAGLERMNSALSDTRSKFFEAKENGSPLAAPVANVSTPLSINLSGKVPLSEVNEGPRTNAVGTSSVVRSLFGASSSSVSSSPAKQPTENEQMVNELLHEDASALAGRSDSASTAEEEFQKKVRETMEKAFWDMVTNSMRGERPDYSQLINLVKEVRDSLHDLAPKEWKEKILENIDLEILSQVLGSGSQDTQYLGQILQYSLDMVRELSAAAKEDEMKKNHDKLLSELSTNSEVNDNGINSFVIAVIKGLRFILEEIKELQAEVSKARIQMMQQIIKESAGVEYLQKAFADRYGPPENASASLPLTMQWILTSKNIAEVEWSEHSDCLSIMPSAGQAPALVPVLRAGHGAPVGQPSSSAADTSGQPECKGEKLDKMIRIGLLQLISSMEGLQLQSTPESFQINLLRLRAEQSQFQQVIVIATSMLVLRQVLVSENSKATPLELENAISELFKALANILDSSPDAGTEEIVQAMLNASASVGSPSEEKIQARMQMITRVFLKSLQPGDVVFKKVSRAVYCAFRGIILGGSGPQGQKLADAALRRIGAAKVVDRVLKAAEVLIKVATVSEKVHGPWYKALV, encoded by the exons ATGAGgtttgagaaggaaagggaagaACTTGAGACCAGAGTTGAGTCTCGTGTCCGACAGGCAGAGGAGAACCGCATGCGCCTTCtgcatgccgatatgcagaagcgGGCTGCACTGAAGGAGAGGACAGCGAGGTCACTGGTGCAGAAGGCAACATCAGAGAGCAAATACATGGAGCAGGTGCGATCTGCTATTTCGCAAAAGCGCGCTGCTGCTGAGAAGAAACGACTGAGGTTGCTGGAAGCTGAAAAGACAAAGGCTCAAGCTAGGCTTTTGCGCATCCAAAAAGCTGCCATGACGGTATGCATCCGGAGAGAATCAGAGAGGAGAAAACTGAAAGAACAGCTGGACAACAAACTTCAAAGG GCGAAGAGGCAGAGGGCTGAGTATTTGAAGCAAAGAGGAAGTCCTAGGGGTTCAACACATGCTGATTACATAAAGCATGCAGATGTCCTCTCAAGAAAGCTAGCAAG ATACTGGAGAATATTTGTGAAGTCCAGGAAGACAACGTTTGCTTTGGTTCAAGCTTATGATGCCTTGGGGATTAATGAGAAGTCTGTGAAAAGTATGCCTTTTGAAAAATTAGCCATGTCAATGGAATCTCCTACAGTTCTTCAGACCACAAAGGCATTACTTGATCGATTGGAGAAACGCCTTGTCATTTCTCATTCAGTAACATCTTCATCAGTGGAAAATGTTGATCATCTACTGAAACGCCTTGGTTCTCCCCCAAGGAGGAAGGTTCCTCTTAGTAGAGAAGGGAAAACTCGGGCAGTGGTAAAAAGATCAGCTAAAAGTTCTGAAGCAAGCATCAGATTGCCCAGGTACTCGCTGAGGGTCGTGCTCTGCGCTTACATGATACTGGCTCATCCCAGTGCTGTTTTAAGTGGGCAAGGCGAGCGGGAGAAACAACTTATCGAGTCGGCAGCAAACTTTATCAAGGAGTTCGAGCTGTTGATTAAGACAATACTTGATGGACCAGGGCAGTCATCTGATGTCACTGGCCAGAGGAAGTTCAGGATTCAGTTGGCTAATTTTGACAAGGCATGGTGCACGTATCTTTACCGCTTTGTGGTGTGGAAGGTAAAAGATGCAAGATTATTGGAGGAAGATCTTGTCAGGGCTGCTTGCAAGCTTGAGCTGTCAATGATGCAAACATGCAAGCTAACTGCAGATGGGCACTCGCCAAACAATCTTACTCATGACATGAAGGCAATTCAGAAACAGGTTACTGATGATCAAAAGCTTTTACGTGAGAAGGTTCAGCACCTGAGTGGTGATGCTGGCCTTGAGAGGATGAACTCTGCTCTTTCGGATACGAGATCAAAGTTCTTTGAAGCAAAGGAGAATGGGAGTCCATTGGCAGCACCTGTTGCAAATGTATCTACCCCTTTGAGCATTAATTTGTCTGGGAAGGTCCCACTTTCTGAGGTTAATGAAGGTCCCAGGACAAATGCTGTTGGAACAAGCTCTGTTGTCCGTTCTCTGTTTGGTGCTTCTTCATCATCAGTCAGTTCATCACCAGCAAAACAGCCGACAGAGAATGAACAGATGGTCAATGAGTTGCTTCATGAGGATGCCAGTGCTTTAGCTGGCCGGTCTGATAGTGCTAGTACTGCTGAGGAGGAGTTCCAGAAGAAAGTGAGAGAAACCATGGAGAAAGCTTTCTGGGATATGGTCACCAACTCCATGAGAGGAGAAAGACCTGATTATAGTCAATTGATCAACCTAGTAAAGGAAGTGAGGGATTCGTTGCATGACCTGGCTCCAAAAGAATGGAAGGAGAAAATTCTTGAGAACATTGACCTTGAAATTCTGTCTCAGGTACTTGGGTCAGGTTCCCAGGACACTCAATACTTGGGGCAGATTTTGCAGTATTCTCTGGATATGGTTCGCGAGCTCTCTGCTGCTGCAAAGGAGGATGAGATGAAGAAAAATCATGATAAATTATTGAGTGAATTATCTACAAATTCGGAAGTCAATGACAATGGCATCAACTCATTTGTCATCGCTGTTATCAAGGGCCTGCGTTTCATCCTGGAAGAAATaaag GAACTGCAAGCAGAAGTGAGTAAAGCACGTATCCAGATGATGCAACAGATAATAAAAGAATCGGCTGGGGTGGAGTACCTGCAGAAGGCTTTCGCTGATCGCTATGGACCTCCTGAGAATGCATCAGCTTCTCTTCCCCTAACTATGCAATGGATTTTGACATCAAAGAACATTGCGGAAGTAGAATGGAGTGAACATTCAGACTGTCTTTCAATAATGCCATCAGCAGGACAGGCTCCTGCTCTTGTTCCGGTACTCCGAGCTGGTCATGGAGCTCCAGTAGGGCAACCATCTTCTTCTGCAGCAGACACCTCTGGTCAACCAGAGTGCAAGGGTGAGAAGCTTGACAAGATGATAAGGATTGGCCTGTTGCAACTTATTAGTAGTATGGAGGGCTTGCAATTGCAGTCAACTCCTGAAAGTTTTCAGATTAATCTGCTGAGGCTGAGGGCCGAGCAGAGCCAATTCCAACAGGTGATCGTGATCGCCACAAG CATGCTCGTCCTGCGCCAAGTTCTGGTGAGCGAGAACTCGAAGGCCACTCCTCTGGAACTGGAAAATGCTATCTCAGAACTCTTCAAGGCTCTCGCGAACATACTGGACAGCTCACCCGATGCCGGCACGGAAGAGATTGTGCAGGCGATGCTCAATGCATCAGCCTCAGTTGGCTCACCATCAGAGGAGAAGATTCAGGCCAGGATGCAGATGATCACCCGGGTGTTCCTCAAGAGTCTCCAGCCTGGTGACGTGGTCTTCAAGAAGGTCTCCCGCGCGGTCTACTGCGCTTTCCGTGGCATCATCTTAGGTGGCAGCGGTCCCCAGGGCCAGAAGCTGGCGGATGCGGCATTGCGCCGCATCGGTGCCGCCAAGGTTGTCGACAGGGTGTTGAAGGCTGCTGAGGTGCTGATCAAGGTGGCGACGGTATCGGAGAAGGTCCACGGCCCGTGGTACAAAGCTCTGGTGTGA